Part of the Balnearium lithotrophicum genome is shown below.
CTTTTACAACTTCGTTAGGCCTCATCAAGGTCTTGGTTATAAGACTCCAGTAGAGAAGTTTGAGGAATATATTAAAAAACTCCAGGGTGTCCACCATGTATTGAACGAGAACAAGGAGTTGACAATTTGCAAAACCTTTGCTTATATTCAGCCCGTCAAACTATAATAGGAGGAGTAGTATGCCCACAATCAACCAGTTGGTTAGAAAGGGGCGTGAGAAAAAGGTAAAGCGCTCCAAGTCTCCAGCCCTCCAGGGTAACCCTCAAAAAAGGGGTGTCTGTGTTAGGGTATTTACAACAACTCCAAAGAAGCCTAACTCTGCCCTACGTAAAGTAGCAAGGGTAAGGCTCTCTAACGGTATTGAGGTAACTGCCTACATCCCTGGTATCGGGCACAACCTTCAGGAACACTCAGTTGTTCTCGTAAGGGGTGGAAGGGTTAAGGACCTTCCTGGTGTTCGTTACAAGATTATTAGGGGAGCTCTCGACGCAGCAGGCGTTGAGGGAAGAAGGCAGTCCCGTTCCAAGTATGGAACAAAAAGACCTAAGGAGAAAAAATAATTAGGAGAGGAAGGACATGCCAAGGAAAGGACCAGTTCCACCAAGGGAAATACTCCCAGACCCAGTTTATGGTGACAAACTTGTCGCAAAGTTAATCAACAAAGTAATGAAGGACGGCAAGAAAAGTAAGGCAGAAAAGATTGTCTACGGAGCCTTTGAAATCATTAAGGAAAAGTTGGGTGAGGACCCTCTTAAGGTGTTCCACAAAGCAGTTGAAAATGTAAAACCGATAATGGAAGTACGTCCACGCCGTGTTGGTGGTGCCACATATCAGGTACCAATGGAGGTAAGGCCAGAGAGGCAAATTCACTTAGCTTTAAAGTGGATCGTGGACGCTGCACGTGCTCGTTCTGAGCGCGGAATGGTTAACAAACTCGCAAATGAACTAATCGATGCCTACAACGAAAGGGGTGGTGCCTTCAAGAAGAAGGAGGATACCCACAGAATGGCAGAGGCAAACAAGGCCTTTGCCCACTACAGGTGGTAAGGAACTCTATTTAGGAGGAAAAATTGAGCAAACAACAGGCTTTGATAAAGCAGATTAAGGTTCCTCTTGATAAGGTTAGGAACATAGGAATCATTGCACACATCGATGCTGGTAAGACAACAACAACCGAGCGTATCCTCTACTACACCGGCCGTATCCATAAGATTGGGGAAGTTCACGAAGGTGCGGCCGAAATGGACTGGATGGAGCAGGAAAAGGAAAGGGGTATTACAATTACCTCTGCTACAACAACCTGTTTCTGGAGAAACCACAGGATTAACATCGTTGACACTCCCGGACACGTTGACTTTACTATTGAGGTTGAACGTTCATTAAGGGTTCTTGACGGTGCAGTAACAATACTCTGTTCCGTTGGTGGTGTTCAGCCCCAAACGGAAACCGTTTGGCGTCAGGCAGACAAGTACAGGGTTCCCAGAATTATCTTTGTCAACAAAATGGACAGAATCGGTGCAGATTTCTTCAGAGTTGTTGGCGAAGTTGAGGAAAAGTTAGGGGCAAAGCCCGTTCCTGTTCAGGTTCCTATCGGTG
Proteins encoded:
- the rpsL gene encoding 30S ribosomal protein S12 — encoded protein: MPTINQLVRKGREKKVKRSKSPALQGNPQKRGVCVRVFTTTPKKPNSALRKVARVRLSNGIEVTAYIPGIGHNLQEHSVVLVRGGRVKDLPGVRYKIIRGALDAAGVEGRRQSRSKYGTKRPKEKK
- the rpsG gene encoding 30S ribosomal protein S7, whose translation is MPRKGPVPPREILPDPVYGDKLVAKLINKVMKDGKKSKAEKIVYGAFEIIKEKLGEDPLKVFHKAVENVKPIMEVRPRRVGGATYQVPMEVRPERQIHLALKWIVDAARARSERGMVNKLANELIDAYNERGGAFKKKEDTHRMAEANKAFAHYRW